The segment GCGCGGCTGACCGCGTCCGGATGGTCCATGCACAGCCGGTGCGCGACGCGGGCACCGCGGTCGTGGCCGCACAGCGCAAAGCGCTCGAAACCGAACGCCGTCATCAGCGACACCTGGTCCTGCGCCATGGTGCGCTTGCTGTAGTGCTCGTGGCCGGCATTGCCGGGCGGGGCCGAGCTGCTGCCGTAGCCGCGCAGGTCGGTGGCGATCACCGTGAAGTGATCGGCCAGCGCCGGCGCCACCCGGTGCCAGATCAGGTGGCTCTGCGGGTGCCCGTGCAACAGCAGCAGCGGCGGTCCCGAACCGCCGCGCACGCCGGCGATCTCGACCTCGCCGACACGCTGCCGGAAGGGTTCGAAGTTCGGGAACAGCAGCGCGCTGGCGTCATTCAGCATGGGTCGTCTCCGCTTCTAAGGGTCGTCCTGTGCCGATCATAGGCGCAAACCGCCTCATCGGCGTGGCTGCGCCGGCTTCGCCATTCGGCCAGCTGACGCAACTGAATTGCATCAACCGGGGGCCTATGGTTAAATCCGCCCATGACCCGTCCCAGTCCGGACCGGCCGGCCGCTGTGCCGGAACCGGCGATCCCCACCCCTGAGTCCCTGGAAGCCGCCCACGAGCGCCTGCGCCAGCTGGGCGCGCGCGTGACCCAGCCGCGGCTGTGCATCCTGGCCTGCCTGATCGGCAGCGAAGAGGCGCTGACGCACCAGGCCGTGATCGACCGCCTGCCCGAACCGGGCGAGACCATAGACCGCGTCACCGTCTACCGCGTGCTGGACTGGCTGGTGGAACAGGGCGTGGCGCAGAAGCGTGCCGGCAACGACCGCGTGTTCCGCTTCAGCCTTGTTGAACACGAGGCCGCGCGCGCGCAGGAGCACCGCCAGCACAGCCATTTCCACTGCACCCGCTGCGACCGCACCTTCTGCCTGGACGATGCCAGCGCGCCGGCTCCGCCGGCCGCGCCGCGCGTGCCCAGCGGCTTTGCCATCGAACATGTCGAACTGACCGTAAACGGCGTCTGCGCCGAGTGCGGCAAGCGTGCGCCCGCCTCGCCTGGCGGCGCTTCGCACTGAACGGCAATCTCTCATACCCGGAGAACAACAATGTCCAAACTGACCCCGGTCACGATCCTGACCGGCTTTCTCGGCAGCGGCAAGACCACCCTGCTCAAGCGCATCCTGAACGAGCAGCACGGCATGAAGATCGCCGTGATCGAGAACGAGTTCGGCGAAGAGAACATCGACAACGAGATCCTGGTGCAGGACGGCCGCGAGCAGATCGTGCAGATGAGCAACGGCTGCATCTGCTGCACCATCCGCGGCGATCTGGTGCAGGCGCTGTCGACGCTGCTGACGCGCCGCGACGCCGGCGAGATCGACTTCGACCGCGTGGTGATCGAGACCACGGGCGTGGCCAACCCGGGCCCGGTGGCGCAGACCTTCTTCATGGACGAGGAAATTGCCTCGCGCTACCTGCTCGACGCGGTGATCACGCTGGTCGACGCCAAGCATGCCCACCTGCAGCTGGACAAGCAGGAAGAGGCGCAGCGCCAGGTTGGCTTTGCCGACGCCATCTTCATCACCAAGTCCGACCTGGTGACCGAAGCCGACGTGGCCGAGCTGCGCCACCGCCTGCTGCACATGAACCCGCGCGCGCCGATCCGTCTGGTCAACTTCGGCGAGGCGCCGATCGACACCATCTTCGACCTGCGCGGCTTCAACCTGAACGCCAAGCTGGAGATCGACCCGGAATTCCTGCGCGCCGACGACCATGACCACGATCATGACCATGAGCATGAGCATGGCGAGCATTGCGGCGACGACTGCGGCCATGACCACGGGCACGACCATGCGCACGGCCATGGCCACGCGCACGACCACCACCACCACCACCACCACCACCACCATACCGACCGCATTGCGTCGTTCGTCTTCCGCAGCGACAAGCCCTTCCACTACGGCAAGCTGGAGGAATTCCTGTCCGGCATCCTGGCCGTATACGGGGAAAAACTGCTGCGCTACAAGGGCGTACTATATATGGACGGTGTGGACCGCAAAGTGGTGTTCCAGGGGGTCCACCAGCTGATGGGCAGCGACATCGGCGCCAAGTGGGAGGAAGAGACCCCGGGCACGCGCATGGTGTTCATCGGCGTGGACCTGCCCCGCGACGCCATCCTCAAGGGCCTGGAGAACTGCCTGGCCTGAGTGCACCAGTCGCCCCATCGGCGACGCCCCCTCGAACCCCGCTCCGCGGCCGCCCCCCGTTCGGGGTACCGGGGAAATACCGAAGCGCCAGCCGGTTTTCCCCGTATCTCGGAAAAATTTGTTCAAGTACAATAGGCCGGATTTGATACCGGTGGCGCACCTTTTTCCCGCTGCCGGCATTTGGTCCATCGGATCTGGTGGACTTGCAGGGCGGCGGTTGTCGTCAGCATGAGGCAGGCCGCCGGCAGGTGCGGTCGCAGTGCTTCGTGCGGAGACCGCCTTTTTCCGCCTGGGGTGCCCCGACGCGCGCCGTCACTGACTGACGCGAGAGAGAGGTGTCCCCATGACAGCCGCAACGAAGACGAAAGAAAGCCGCAGCAAGACTGGTACTGCAGCGGCAGAGACGCTCAAGGCGCAGCCTGTGAAGGCAGCGCCCGCTCCCCGCGGCAGTACGGCGAACGCCGAAGCGGGCGCAACGAAGGGAGGCCCGCGAAGCAGCAAGACTGCAGCCAGCCAGAGTGAAACAACCGAGGCGCGCAAGCGCGCGGACAGCGCACCCGAGCGGACCCGGACGCCGCCGGCCGCATCAACAAGAGAATCAGCAGCAACCATGAGCAGCAACAAACTTCTGACTGAAGCTGAAATCCTGAAGATGAGCGACAAGGATTACATGAACGAAGCGCAGCTCGCCTTCTTCAAGCACCGTCTTGAGCAGCTGCGCGACGAAATCCTGAAGAACGCTGACCAGACCACGGAACACCTGCGCGAAACGGTCATCGTGCCGGACCCGGCCGACCGTGCCACCATCGAGGAAGAGCATGCGCTGGAACTGCGCACGCGCGACCGCGAACGCAAGCTGCTGAAGAAGGTGGAGCAGTCGCTGCAGCGCATCGAGTCCGGCGACTACGGCTGGTGCGAGGAAACCGGCGAGCCGATCGGCGTGCCGCGCCTGCTGGCCCGTCCCACCGCCACGCTGTCGCTGGAAGCGCAGCAACGCCGCGAACTGCGCCAGAAGCTGTTCGGCGACTGATACGCCGCGCGCCGGCACGGACGGTGCGGCAGGCGTAACGTGACGGCCCGGTTACCCGGGCCGTTTGCTTTGGCGGGCCGCGTCCGCCTTGTCGTGCCGTCGCCACGGCCTACCATTGAGAATCGTCCGGCTGTTGCCGCCCCGGCCTTTCTGGTAAATTCGCAACCTTGTTGCAACAACGCGCCCCTCGCCTGGGCTGCGTAGTCCCTCGTCACTTCCATCTCTCCTGCCATGGCTGATCGCCTGCCCGTCACCGTGCTGTCCGGCTTCCCCGGCGCCGGCAAAACCACGCTGCTGAACCACCTGCTTGCGCACAGCGCGGGCCGGCGCCTGGCCGTGCTGGTCTGCGGGCCGCAGCATGGGCAGGCGCTGGCGCCGCTGCCGCCCGGTTGCGAGGCCACGCTGCTGCCCGTGGGCGACGCCCTGCTCGGCGAAGCCGCCCGGCTTGCCGCCGAGGGCCGCTTTGACTCGCTGCTGATCGAAGCCGACGGCCTGGACGAGCCGCTCGCGATTGCCGAAGGCTTCCTGTTCGAGGCCGAGCATGGCGCCGGGCCCGACGCGGCGGTGCAACCCGACACGCTGGTGACGGTGATCGATGCCGCCACCTTCCTGCGCGACCTCAACGAGGCCGAGTTCCTGGCCGACCGCGGGCTGGCGCCGGCCACGGACGATGACCGGACCGTGGCTGAAGTGCTGGTGGCGCAGGTCGAATGCAGCGACGTGATCGTGCTGAACAAGGCCGACCTCGCCAGCGCGGCCGAACTGGCGCGGCTGCACGCCGTGCTGCAGGCGCTGAACCCGCGTGCCGATATCGTCGAAGCCAGCTTCGGCAAGGTCGCGCCCGAGCGCGTGCAAGGCACCGGCCGCTTCGACTTCGAAGCCGCCGCGGACGCACCGGGCTGGCTCGCCGCGCTGCGCGGCGAGTTGCCGGCTGCCGACGCCAGCGGCGTCTCCACGCTGGTCTACCGCCGCCGCCGCCCGTTCCACCCGCAGCGCTTCGCCGACCTGATCCATACCGAATGGCTGCGCGAGCACGGCAGCGTGCTGCGTTCCAGGGGCCTGTTCTGGCTGGCCAGCCGCATGGACACCGCGGGCGACTGGAACCAGTCCGGCGGCGTCTGCCGCCATGGCGGCGCCGGCGCCTGGTGGGCCGCGCTGGATCCGGCCGAATGGCCGGCCGACAGCGCCGAACGCGCCGAAGTCGAAGCCGACATGCAGGTCGACGGTGCCCCGGCAGCCTTCGGCGACCGCCGCCAGGAACTGGTGCTGACCGGCCTGGACCTGGACCATGCGGCGCTGCAGGCCCGGCTCGACGCCTGCCTGCTGACCGATGCCGAGATGGCCGCGGGCGCGGAAGCCTGGGCGGGCTATGCGGATCCCTTCCCCGCCTGGGTCGACGACTTTGACGACGACCACGATCATGACCATGGCGATGATTGCGGCTGCGGCGATCCCGACCACCACCACGGCAACCACGCCGGCCATCCGCATGCGCACTGACTGGTTCGCCCGCCTGCGCGCGCATGGCCCGGGCCTCTGGTCCGCGCTGTGGCTGACGCTATGCCTGCTGCTGGCGCAGCACGCCGGGCTGACCCACCGCATCGTGCATGGCAGCCTGCTTGCGCCGTCGGCCTCCGTGACAACGGCCGACGCCGCCTCGGCCAACGACCCCGAGCCGCACCCGCTGGCGCAGAAATTCAGCGGCCACTCGTGCGTGCTGTTCGATGGCGCCACGGTTGCCGACACCCTGTGCGGCAAGCTGCCGCTGCCGCAGCTTGCCTTTGGCAAACCGGTCAAGCCGGCCAACCTGGCCTGGCGCTGGCCCGACCTGCCCGCCACCCACCCCTTCCAATCGCGCGCGCCGCCGGCGCCTGCCATCGCCCTCGCCTGATCCGGGAAGCGGCCCTCGCCGCGCACCCGGCCTGACCAATTCCGAGCTGAACGCCTGCCTATTCCGGCTGCGCGGCCACGCCCATCGCGGGCGGCCGGCGCAGTGCCGGGCAGCTGCCGTGCCAGCCGGGCCGATTGCCATTGCCTCACTCCGCGCGCCATGTCGAAGAATCGTTACACCGCACCAACCAGCGCACCGCGCCTGACCCCGCTGGCGGCCCTTGCCGCGTCCCTCACCGCCACCATGGCGACCGCCTTCGTCGCGCCCGCCGCGCTGGCACAGGCCACGGCACCTGCCGCCGACAGCGCACCCGCCACGGCCACGGCCACCGCCACCGCCACCGCGCCAGCCGGCGCCATGCTGCGCGAAGTCGTGGTCACCGCCAATCCGCTCGGCAGCGACCTCAACGACATGGTGGCACCGGTATCGACGCTCGGCGGCGACGCCCTGGCCGTACGCCAGGGCAGCACGCTGGGCGACACGCTCGACAAGCTGCCCGGGGTCTCGTCCAGCTACTTCGGCCCCAATGCCAGCCGGCCGGTGATCCGCGGCCTGGACGGCGACCGCATCAAGGTGCTGCAGAACGGCGGCACCACCGTCGACGCCTCCACGCTGTCCTACGACCACGCAGTGCCGGTGGACCCGCTCGTGGCCGAGCGCATCGAGGTCGTGCGCGGCCCGGCAGCGCTGATGTACGGCGGCAACGCCATCGGCGGCGTGGTCAACGTGATCGACAACCGGATTCCGAAGGAGCCGATCGAAGGCATCGGCGGCGCGGTCGATGCCAGCGCCACCGCGGGCGGCGACCAGGCGCGCAACGCCAGCGCGCTGATCGAGGCCGGCAACGGCAAGTTCGCCGTCCACGCCGACGCCTTTGCGCGCAAGACCAGCGACCTGCGCATCCCCGGCTACGCCCGCAGCGACCGCCTGCGCAGCGCCGATCCTCTGCCGGAAGGCGAGACCGAAGCCTATGGCCGCCTGCCCAACACCAGCGCGCAGCAGGAAGGCGGCGCGATGGGCGGCTCCTACACCTGGGCCGATGGCTTCGTCGGCGCCAACTACAGCGCCTACCGCAATGAGTACGGCACGCCCGCCGAGGACGACGTGCGGCTGAAAATGCGGCAGGACCGCTTTGCGCTGGAAGGCGAGGCACGCAACCTGGCCGGCAACACCGCCGGCTGGCTCGAATCGGTCAAGGGCAAGTTCGGCTACACCGACTACGAACACAAGGAGATCGAGGGCGGCGAGACCGGCACGATCTTCAAGAACCGCGGCTGGGATGCGCGCCTGGAGGCCAGGCACGCGAAGATCGGCAACATGACGGGCGTGATCGGCACACAGTTCGGCCATACCGACTTCTCCGCGTTGGGCGAAGAGGCATTCGTGCCGAGCACCAATACGGATAACGCGGCGCTGTTCGTGTTCGAGGAACTGCCGCTGACCGCTTCCGGCGACCTCAAGCTGAACCTGGGCGGGCGCCTGGACCACAGCAGCATCAAGGCCAGCGCCAACGGCAACGACCGCTTTACCGATGCCAGCCGCAGCTTCAACGCCACCAGCGCGTCGGCCGGCCTGCTCTACAAGGTCAACCCGCTGTGGTCGCTGACCAGCAACCTGTCGTACACCGAGCGCGCGCCGACCTTCTACGAGCTGTATGCCAACGGCCCCCACGTGGCCACCGGCGCGTGGGAGCTGGGCGATCCCAATGCCAACAAGGAACGGGCCACCTCTATCGACCTGGGCGTGCGCTTCAAGTCCGGCGCGCACAGCGCCGCCGTGTCGGGCTACTACAGCCGCTTCGCCAACTACCTCGCGCTGAACGCCACCGGCCGCACGCGTGACGAGGCGGGCGATGTGGTCGCCGCCGGCAGCCCGGACGCGCTGCCGGAGTTCCAGTACCTGGGTGTGCCGGCCACGCTGTACGGCTTCGAGGTGGAAGGCAAGACGCGCTTGCTGCAGAAAATGCTGACCACCAGCGACACGCTGGACTTCGAGGCCCGCGCCGACTACGTGCGCGGCGAGAACCGCGATACCGGCGAACCGCTGCCGCGCCTGGCACCGCTGCGCCTGGGCGGTGCACTGGTGTATGGCGCGGGCCCGTGGGGCGCGCGCGTCGACGTGACCTACGCCGCAAAGCAGACCCGCGTGCCGACCAACGACACGCCGACCGATGCCTATACGCTGCTGAGCCTGGCGCTGACCTACAAGTTCAAGGTGTCGGGCACGCAGACGCTGGTGTACCTGCGCGGCGACAACCTGACCAACCAGGATGCGCGCAACTCGGCTTCGATCCTGCGTGATATCGCACCGCTGGCCGGGCGCAGTGTGAAGGTGGGGTTCAGGACGTCGTTCTGAGGATGCAGGCAGGCGTGGTGAATCAATCCCGATTCACCACCCACTCCCCCTCCACCGCCAGCGCCTTCACTCCCGCCAGCGCGCGCACCGTCTGCGCGCAGACCTCGGCCATCTCCAGCCCCGGCATGAAGCGCTGGCGGATGCGCACCATCAGCGGCGCGGCCTCCATCCATGCCACCAGCGCGTCCTGGGCCATGCGCTGCTGCTCCAGCAGCTTGAACTTCACCAGCACCTTGACCGCATGGCTGGCATTGCGCGCCGGGTCGGCGCTCAGGTAGGCCAGGCGCCCCTGGGCGCGTTCGACCGCCGCCGCCACATCGGTAAACATCCGGCCATGGCCCGGGATCACCGACCGCGCGTCGAGCTGCGCGATGCGCTCCAGCACCGCCGCCTGCTCGGCGAAGCCGCTCTCGCCATCCAGCTCGGGGAAGATCACGCCGAAGCCGTTCTCCCACAGCGCATCGCCGGAAACCAGGATGCGCCCGGCCGGCGCGAACAGCATCACCGCGTGCGGGTCATGGCCGGGAGCGGCCACGACTTGCCAGTCGATGCCACCCAGGCGCAGCGTGTCGCCGTCGTTCAGCACGCTGTCGAAGGTGAAGCGGTCGCACTGCTGGCCGGTGGCGTTGTAGCTGAGCGCTTCCGTATCCCACGCGGCAACGGCAGCGGCCTCGGCCGCGGGGATCGCGGTGCGCGGCTGCCAGCGCGCCTGCAGCGCGGCATTGCCGCCGCAGTGGTCGGAGTGCAGATGGGTATTGATCACGCGTGCGAGCGGCCGGCCCTGCAAGGCGGCCGCCACCAGCGCCACCGTCTGCGGCGCGTGGGTGACGTAGCCGGTATCGACCAGCACCGTATCGTCGCCGTCCACGAACAGGATATTGTTAGCCGACAGCCAGCCGCGCTCGAACACGCGCATGGATGGCGGCAACTGCGGAACCGGGCTTGCGCTCAAGGGGATGCCTCCTCGCCTGCCAGCCAT is part of the Cupriavidus necator genome and harbors:
- a CDS encoding MBL fold metallo-hydrolase; protein product: MAGRRGGIPLSASPVPQLPPSMRVFERGWLSANNILFVDGDDTVLVDTGYVTHAPQTVALVAAALQGRPLARVINTHLHSDHCGGNAALQARWQPRTAIPAAEAAAVAAWDTEALSYNATGQQCDRFTFDSVLNDGDTLRLGGIDWQVVAAPGHDPHAVMLFAPAGRILVSGDALWENGFGVIFPELDGESGFAEQAAVLERIAQLDARSVIPGHGRMFTDVAAAVERAQGRLAYLSADPARNASHAVKVLVKFKLLEQQRMAQDALVAWMEAAPLMVRIRQRFMPGLEMAEVCAQTVRALAGVKALAVEGEWVVNRD
- a CDS encoding TonB-dependent receptor; translated protein: MSKNRYTAPTSAPRLTPLAALAASLTATMATAFVAPAALAQATAPAADSAPATATATATATAPAGAMLREVVVTANPLGSDLNDMVAPVSTLGGDALAVRQGSTLGDTLDKLPGVSSSYFGPNASRPVIRGLDGDRIKVLQNGGTTVDASTLSYDHAVPVDPLVAERIEVVRGPAALMYGGNAIGGVVNVIDNRIPKEPIEGIGGAVDASATAGGDQARNASALIEAGNGKFAVHADAFARKTSDLRIPGYARSDRLRSADPLPEGETEAYGRLPNTSAQQEGGAMGGSYTWADGFVGANYSAYRNEYGTPAEDDVRLKMRQDRFALEGEARNLAGNTAGWLESVKGKFGYTDYEHKEIEGGETGTIFKNRGWDARLEARHAKIGNMTGVIGTQFGHTDFSALGEEAFVPSTNTDNAALFVFEELPLTASGDLKLNLGGRLDHSSIKASANGNDRFTDASRSFNATSASAGLLYKVNPLWSLTSNLSYTERAPTFYELYANGPHVATGAWELGDPNANKERATSIDLGVRFKSGAHSAAVSGYYSRFANYLALNATGRTRDEAGDVVAAGSPDALPEFQYLGVPATLYGFEVEGKTRLLQKMLTTSDTLDFEARADYVRGENRDTGEPLPRLAPLRLGGALVYGAGPWGARVDVTYAAKQTRVPTNDTPTDAYTLLSLALTYKFKVSGTQTLVYLRGDNLTNQDARNSASILRDIAPLAGRSVKVGFRTSF
- a CDS encoding Fur family transcriptional regulator — protein: MTRPSPDRPAAVPEPAIPTPESLEAAHERLRQLGARVTQPRLCILACLIGSEEALTHQAVIDRLPEPGETIDRVTVYRVLDWLVEQGVAQKRAGNDRVFRFSLVEHEAARAQEHRQHSHFHCTRCDRTFCLDDASAPAPPAAPRVPSGFAIEHVELTVNGVCAECGKRAPASPGGASH
- the dksA gene encoding RNA polymerase-binding protein DksA, with the translated sequence MSSNKLLTEAEILKMSDKDYMNEAQLAFFKHRLEQLRDEILKNADQTTEHLRETVIVPDPADRATIEEEHALELRTRDRERKLLKKVEQSLQRIESGDYGWCEETGEPIGVPRLLARPTATLSLEAQQRRELRQKLFGD
- a CDS encoding CobW family GTP-binding protein, whose translation is MSKLTPVTILTGFLGSGKTTLLKRILNEQHGMKIAVIENEFGEENIDNEILVQDGREQIVQMSNGCICCTIRGDLVQALSTLLTRRDAGEIDFDRVVIETTGVANPGPVAQTFFMDEEIASRYLLDAVITLVDAKHAHLQLDKQEEAQRQVGFADAIFITKSDLVTEADVAELRHRLLHMNPRAPIRLVNFGEAPIDTIFDLRGFNLNAKLEIDPEFLRADDHDHDHDHEHEHGEHCGDDCGHDHGHDHAHGHGHAHDHHHHHHHHHHTDRIASFVFRSDKPFHYGKLEEFLSGILAVYGEKLLRYKGVLYMDGVDRKVVFQGVHQLMGSDIGAKWEEETPGTRMVFIGVDLPRDAILKGLENCLA
- a CDS encoding GTP-binding protein, with translation MADRLPVTVLSGFPGAGKTTLLNHLLAHSAGRRLAVLVCGPQHGQALAPLPPGCEATLLPVGDALLGEAARLAAEGRFDSLLIEADGLDEPLAIAEGFLFEAEHGAGPDAAVQPDTLVTVIDAATFLRDLNEAEFLADRGLAPATDDDRTVAEVLVAQVECSDVIVLNKADLASAAELARLHAVLQALNPRADIVEASFGKVAPERVQGTGRFDFEAAADAPGWLAALRGELPAADASGVSTLVYRRRRPFHPQRFADLIHTEWLREHGSVLRSRGLFWLASRMDTAGDWNQSGGVCRHGGAGAWWAALDPAEWPADSAERAEVEADMQVDGAPAAFGDRRQELVLTGLDLDHAALQARLDACLLTDAEMAAGAEAWAGYADPFPAWVDDFDDDHDHDHGDDCGCGDPDHHHGNHAGHPHAH